In one window of Gossypium hirsutum isolate 1008001.06 chromosome A01, Gossypium_hirsutum_v2.1, whole genome shotgun sequence DNA:
- the LOC107941337 gene encoding protein MAINTENANCE OF MERISTEMS-like has translation MPYLELAGFRSAALTWTFDLRNDLMSALVERWRPETHTFYLSCGECTVTLKDVALHFGLPIDRSVVMGVSAIAEPVTLCYSLLGASPDDDESNFSDLKFTWLKANFEHLSVNATEEEWMCAARAYIMHIIGGVLMPNSNNNRVHLQYLPLLADLRNVRSYSWGFAILAMLYHESGKA, from the coding sequence ATGCCCTACTTGGAGTTAGCTGGATTCAGGTCAGCAGCATTGACCTGGACGTTTGATTTGCGGAATGATTTAATGTCTGCATTGGTCGAGCGTTGGCgcccggagacccacactttttATTTGTCGTGTGGGGAGTGCACTGTCACTCTAAAGGATGTTGCATTGCACTTTGGGCTCCCAATCGACAGGAGTGTCGTAATGGGCGTAAGTGCGATAGCTGAGCCGGTTACACTTTGTTATAGCCTACTAGGAGCCTCGCCCGACGATGATGAGTCCAATTTTTCAGATTTGAAATTTACATGGCTGAAAGCAAATTTTGAGCACTTATCAGTTAATGCCACTGAAGAAGAGTGGATGTGCGCAGCTCGAGCgtacattatgcatattataggggGTGTACTGATGCCCAATTCGAACAACAACAGGGTTCATCTCCAGTATTTACCTCTATTAGCTGATTTGCGTAATGTTCGCTCGTATAGTTGGGGTTTCGCAATTTTGGCTATGTTGTATCATGAGTCTGGCAAAGCCTGA